In the genome of Natronorubrum daqingense, the window TCGGCGTCACTGAAGAGTGCTGACGAATCAGATTCGGACTCGAGGTCGTATCCCGCCTGCTCGAGGTCGGTGTAGAGACCGTCGTAGTCGTACTCGCCGACGACTGCGAAGGCACCGTTCGCGTACACGAGCGTTCCCTCGTCCGTCGGTGTCTCGTCGTTGTCGCTGTAGGCGGTCGCTCCTGGGGAGTTTGCCAGGTGAGAAAACCCACTCGAGTTGAGGACGGCGACGACGATCGGGTTCCCGATGAGCGGATCGTCCGGTTCGTCACCAGCCGCCGCGTCTTCCTCGTCGATGATGGTCGCCATCGTCTCGAAATCGATCGCACCATAGACGTACGGCGAGTGGTCTCCGGTGGGAAGAATCGACGCGTACGACGGCAGTTCATCGTCGGCCTCGATCCCGCCGTCAGATTCCTCATCGTCGGAGCTAGGTAACTCCGAGCATCCAGCGAGGGCCAGCATTCCACCCGCGGCGAGAGACAGTGCGTGTCGTCGGTTGACCTCGATCATCCAGTCGTAGTAATTACCACTGATATATCATTGTAGTGGTATTCGTTCCGTTCGTCTCGCAGTGGCAACGAGGTGCGAGAATGCGAGGAAAGGACGGTCGGTGAAGCAGCTGTCGGCTTTGTTACTTCTTTTCGGGGCGGTCAGTTGCTCGGCGAAGGACACCGAGGAGCGTGTGTGCTTCTCGCGCTGTCAGATCCGCCCGACCGTGGATCCGACGAAGCATCCGCATCGTTTTGTCGTGTTTTTCGGACGGATGATTGAGTTCCGCGAGAAGCGCGTCCCATTGGTCGTACACTCGATCGACCGTCTCCTGTGGCGCTCGGACCTGCTCGCGGTCGGGAAGCTGTGTGTCTCCCTTCGCGAGTGTGAGTGAGCTGAGTTCGTAGAGCGTGATCGTCGCCGCCTGACCGAGATTGAGAACGGGGTACTCTTCGGCAGCCGGAATGGAACAAATTTCGTCGATTTGGGCGAGTTCCTCGTTCGTAAGTCCGACACGCTCACGGCCAAAGACGAGTGCCGTCGGTCCCTCGACGGTCTCGAGGCGATCTGCGAGTTCGCCAGGAGTCGAGAACGGAAAACGGACGTGACTGTTGTCGTCTTCGTTCGTCACTGCCGTACAGCCGATGGTGTGATAGTTTTCGACGAGCTGGTCGAACGTAACTTCACTCGCGTTCGGAAGAATGTCGTCTCGAGCGTGTCCTGCGAATCCGTACGCTGGGCCGTCACGGTCGAGTGCTGGCGGGTCGACGAGGAGGAGGTCTTCGAATCCGAAGTTCTTCATGCCTCGTGCAATCGTCCCGACGTTCCCCGGCGTCTGGGCATCGACGACGGCGACTGCTGGCGGTGTTCGACGAGTGACCGTGGTCTGGTCGTCTAACTCCTCGCTCATACGCGTTCAGCGAAGATCGGGTCGTGAAACGGGTTACCCTTTCGATTCATCACTCGGTGGCTCGAGGACGGAAGCAACGAATGAGAGAGGAGCGGGATTGACCGGAAGAGAACGAGAGTCTTGTTCAGGATACTCGACCAAATCTGGACATCGTCTCGGTCTCTTCATCTGTCTCGGTCACTTCTTCTCTTTCAGTCACTCTTTCTCTCTTCTTCTGTCTTCTAGTCTAGACTAGCTAATCTAGACTAGTTCCTAGACTAGTCAGTTGATACTAATTGTACTAATATGGTCTTGAGACTGTGATACTTTGGAATTGTGTGAGTACGGTCGTGGTTGGGTCGGTATAGTCTCGATTCACGAAGGTGTTTGGTAGCTCTCCGTATCTCGAGACACAACACATATAATGGGGGGAGGGACACACCCCCATCGCGTTTGTAAGGCTGTATGTGTGTGGGGGTTCTGTATCGGTACACACCAGTGCCGCGGATGTAAAATCAGCTCGACTGACCCTAAATGCGGACAAATCAGCCGATACTCTCAGACCCCACCCACCCATTTGCCGTTACAAACGCGATGGGGGTGTGTCTCCCTCGAGCGATGGAATTAACAGGTTCGAACGTCGCGAATGGCGTTTTGAAACACGAGAGACGAGTGGGAGCGAGTGGAACGATTTGTGCGAGAGCAAGTGGATCAATTTGAGCGAGAGCAAGCGAGACTTGCACTGTCCGCTCCTAGAAATCGAGTGAACTTCGGAGGAGCGCTCGTTTTAACCACCGTCAGCGTTCATCTCCCCTCGACCCCCTCCCTGTCGGCACAGTTACATCCGCGACGGGGGTGGGGGCGTTTCGCATACCGGTCGTCCATCGAACCACAGTGTTAGAAGCGCGATACTGGCAATCTACTGATTCACCGTCACTCCCGCGCGTACAGTCTTTTTAGAGGGGTTCCCACCATATTTACATCCGCGAGCGAAGTCCATAGGTTTATTTCAATCCAGTTGAAAGCCACGAGGTACTGCAATGTCCGCCAACGACGATCGTGATCCGCTCTTTCAATACGACGATCCGGTCTTTGCTGACGAGCGATTGCTCGAGATTACGCACCTCCCCGGCCCCGACCGCATCGTCGGCCGGGACGAACAGATGCAACGCGTCGCAGACGCCCTGAACCCTGCAATCTTCGGCAGCGAACCCAACCATCTATTCATCTTCGGGAAGACTGGAACCGGAAAGTCACTCATTTCTCGATCGGTGACCCAACGTGTTATCTCGGAAGCCGGTCGTGACGACATCGTCGTCAAGTACGCCTTTATCGACTGCGGCGAACAGAATACGGAGGCTTCGGTCATCAAGACCATCGCGCAACTCGTCAACGAACCCGAAGCGAGTGGCATCTCCGTTCCCGACCGCGGACTCGGCACCGGTGACTACTACAAACGCCTCTGGGAGGCCATCGACCACTGCACGGACGTCACGATCGTCATTCTAGACGAGATCGACATGCTCGAGAACGACGAGGTCCTTCGAAAGCTCTCTCGAGCGGGCGAAAATCGGCGTATCTCGGACTCGAGTATCGGTATTATTGGCATTTCGAACAAGATCGACTTTCCCGATCATCTCTCCGAGCGCGTCAAATCGAGTCTTTCACGTGACGAACTCGTCTTTTCACCCTACGACGCCAACCAACTCGTCGAAATCCTCGAGAAACGCCGCGACGCGTTTCACGATGGTGTCCTTTCCGACGACGTGATTCCGTTGACCGCCGCGCTGGCGGCCCAGGAACACGGCGACGCGCGGAAGGCGATCGATATCCTTCGCAATGCGGGTCGGATCGCAAAGAAACAAAACGCGACGCGCGTTACCGCGGATCACGTCCGGGATGCAAAGGAGAAAACCGAAGCCGACAGGTTCAACGAATTGATCGAGGGCTCTCCACAACAGGCGAAGGCGATCTTGTACTCGCTGACGCTGCTCACCGAGAACAGTTCGGAAAAGGAGTTCCCGACGAAGATTATCTACAACCAGTACAAGTCGATCGCTCGTCAACTCAACTTCGACGTCCTCTCCGAACGGCGAGTCCAGGAGATCCTACAGGAACAAAACTTTCTCAACGTGATTCAATCCGAACGTGAGGGACGTGGGCGCGGTCGAGGCGCGCACGCGAAACACCGGCTCCTCGAGAACCCGTCTATCGTCAAAAAGGTGCTCCTGCGAGATTCGCGACTGGCCGTCCTCGAGGACGACGGCGACGAGTAAGTCCCTCCGAGAAGCCGTGGACACGGTTCTCTCAAACTGACGTCTATTCTTCGCGATCTGACCCCAGTGCAGCGGATTTGCGGATTCACTAGTTACGCTCGCTATGTGCCCTTGCTGTGTGTCCCGTGTGAGTCTCTTTCATGGGGAAGACTGCGGTGTCTCAAATCACCAACCGTCGCACGACCGAATGCCTTCCTTAAGGATCCATTCACAAGGTAGACTATATGTTAATATCTTATACAGTACTGTGGAAACACTATTCAATTGTTGCGATATTTCCTACTCTATGTCGAATATCACGAAGCGGTTACGAGAAACAGCGATGGGTCATCAAAACGAACCAGCAATCGCCGGTGAGGATGGGGTCGAGCCACTAACGTTTTCGACGCTCTGGTCACAAACGGACGCGTTCGCTGGCGGGTTACAGGAACGTGACATCGCCAGCGGTGATACTGTCGTGATCTGTCTGTCGAACCCTCAAGCGTTTCTCGTCGCGTTCTATGGGGCGCTCAGAAACGGATCGGTTCCGGTGACGATGCCGTCTTCGTATACGAACGCCGAGCGGACGACCGTACTGAACGAGACAAATGGAACGGCGTACGTCACCGACGAAACGCCGTTTCTCGGCATTTTGAACAGAGTCACTTCGGTTCGTGTCGCGATCACCGTCGATATTGACTCTCGAATGGGGATCGATCTCTCCGCATTTCTCGACAACGACGGAATGAATAGCGCAGGATCTCGAACTGGCATCGACGTCGTTCGTCAATCTGACACGGACCGTGGATTGATCGCGTACGTCGGATACGACGACGGGAGCCCGCTGGGAGTGGTTTATACGCACTCGGCGATTTCGGCTAGCGCTCGCCTCGGCGCGTCTATTCCTCACGAAACGACGCGCCCCCACCACCTTGGGGTTCTTCCACCGTCGAACCCGATCGAACTGCTCTACGGAGTGAATGCGACGATACTGAGGGGCGGTCAGTATCATCCGCAGGCCCAGTGGTGTCCCGAGCGACTCCGGACTACCCTTGCCGCTGACGATATCGACCGGATATTAGTCACATCATCCCAGTACGATGAACTTCGAGCATCCGAGACGGACGGAACTAACGAAGACGACAGTGACACGACGATCGCCGTCATCGAACAGATGACGTCACTACCCGAGAGGACTCGTGAGAACGCAACGAGTGGGTGCGCAACAAATGGGGACGCAACTCGGTACGTCGGGTCGCCAGAGACGGGACTGACGCACGCTCGAGTCCCGGGTGATGGGCCCAATTCGACGCACACTACGCTTCCCGACGTCGAAGTGAGGAATATCGAGGATGGAGACGGTGGACGGTCCGTCAGGAGTCCAGCGGCGATGACTGCGTACGCGAACCGGCCAGAGTTGACCGATGAAACGATGATTACGACCGACGGTACGCGATGGATCCGAGCAGAGGCGATTGTGACGGGAGGGACGACTGCGTCGGTCGTCGGATCGACTGCGCGGTAAATCGAACTCGAGTTGTTCTCACAATCGGCGTACCTATCAGGCTCTGTTCCCCAGTGTGTGGTATGAACGCTGTCGACGCAGCAGGTCTCGGGATCGGTGACGATTACCCGCCCCGGATTATGGGTGTGTTGAACGTCAGCGAGGAGTCACCGTACGATCCGAGCGTGTTCGACGATCCCGGTGACGCCGCTCAATATGTCGACGAATCGTTGATCGACGAGGGTGCCGATATCGTCGACATCGGACTCGAGTCTGCGAACAAACGCTTCGACGTGCTTTCGGCCGACGAAGAACTCGAGCGACTGGATATCGCCCTCGAGACGATTGAGAGCGTCAGTGGAGATGCGGTGTTCTCGATCGAAACTCGGTACGCAGCGGTTGCCGACGAGGCGATTTCACGTGGGTTCGACATGGTCAACGACATTGCCGGATTCGCCGATCCGGAGATGCCGGTCGTCTGTTCGGAGTACGACGTCGCCGTCGCCAAGATGGCAAGTCCGCCCGACCTCGAGCGACCCGGTGCCATCGAGGAGACCGATTGGGCGCAACGAAAGTCACGCGTGTGGGCCGATAACGCCGACTACGTCGACAAGGTCTACGAGGCGTTGAAACAAAACGGTCTGACCGAGAAGACGATCATCGATCCGGCGTTCGGCGGATGGAGCGAGGCACAAACGCTCGAGAACGACCGGGAGACGTTCCGACGCCTGCGAGAGTTTCGGTCGCTCGAGCGACCGATGCTCGTCTCGATCAACCGGAAGAACTTCCTCGGAGACATCGCCGATCGCGAGACCGAAGATCGACTGCCGGTGAGCCTCGCTGCGACCTCGATGGCCGTCGACCGTGGGGCACACATCGTCCGAACGCACGACGTTGCCGAAACGAGGGATGCAGCACTGATCGGTGATGCGTTCGCTGATTCGTGTGCTCGAGACTGATTCGTGTGCTCGAGACTGATTCGTGTGCTCGAGACTGATTCGTGTGCTCGAGACTGATTCGTGTGCTCGAGACGAGTGTCGATCGATTTCTGTCTTCTTCTCTTTACGGCCGATCTACGCAGTCCCGATGAGAGGAGCCAGCCACTCGTGGTACCAATAACCATGGTACAGTAACGTCGGACCGATTCGACTGAATTCACGCCGCTCGAGTATTCTCTCCAGATATTCGTCACGCTCGACAGTATCAGATTCCAACTACTGACAGTGCTCAGGTAAGAGAAAGCTTATGCCTGATGCTTCAAAAGGATGGAGTGGACGCCGGGTGGCCTCCCGGGTAGGGGTACTTCGGAGGCGACCTCCCGGCCCACAACACGGAATTATTGTGGCCCCAACCGGCGAGTGACATCTTCACTCGAGCACGTTATGTACTCCGCCGTGACTGTTCTTCTTTGAAATAGAATCGACTGATGAACGCTGGCTGTTGTGAACACAACGTCGGACTATCGTTCGTTGGACTATCTCGCTATTGTTCGTCCCACTATCGTTTGTGGGGCCGCGTGCGCAATACAGATACGACTCCACTTCACAAGAGGAAGTATGGAGTTCGACGAGTGGGAACCCGTGTACGAAGCGATTCTCGAGGATTTCGGGTACGGTCGTGAAGGTGATGAGCGAGCGCGGGATCTTCTCGGATCGATGACCAACGCGTTCGATTTCGACGTACTCTCGAGCGTCGAAGACGCAACTGTCGCCATCGTTGGGGCGGGACCATCGCTCGAAGACGATGCTGCGCTCGAGCGAATCCGGGGAGCCGACGTCGTCTTTGGGGCCTCGACAGCGACCGATCGGCTCGCAGCCCACGGCATCGCCGTCGACTGTATGGTGACGGATCTCGATAAGAATCCGGGTACCGTTCGACGTCTCACGGAAGATGGCGTTCCCGTCGCAGTCCACGCTCACGGAGACAATATCCCGCTGATTCGCGAGGTCATTCCGACGTGCACAGACGAATACGTGCTTCCAACGACGCAGGCTGCACCGCGGGGTCCGGTCGTCAACGTCGGCGGGTTCACCGACGGTGACCGTGGGGCCTTCCTCGCCGACCATCTCGGTGCCACGACCCTCGAGTTCGTCGGCTGGGATTTCGACGATCCGACGGTCGATGGGCAGAAAGCCCGGAAACTCGAGTGGGCCGAACGACTACTCGCCTGGCTCGAGCGACGCCGCGGCGAGGCGTTCGAACTGTTAGACGGCCGTCGAGCGACTATCGATACGAACGACTTACCAGTGGAACCCACCCGAGACCAGTGACGGCTCACTCTCGTGTGCGCGTCGCCGAGGGGCTGAGGGGCTCGAGGTGGGTACACTACTCGAGATGACCCGATCACTCGAGGTGGTAGGTGGCGATCTCCTCGCGACCGCAAGTCGGACACGAGGGTGCCGACGTTTGCAACGTCGTTCCGCACTGACGACACTCTTCGATGGTCGTTCGATCC includes:
- a CDS encoding 6-hydroxymethylpterin diphosphokinase MptE-like protein encodes the protein MEFDEWEPVYEAILEDFGYGREGDERARDLLGSMTNAFDFDVLSSVEDATVAIVGAGPSLEDDAALERIRGADVVFGASTATDRLAAHGIAVDCMVTDLDKNPGTVRRLTEDGVPVAVHAHGDNIPLIREVIPTCTDEYVLPTTQAAPRGPVVNVGGFTDGDRGAFLADHLGATTLEFVGWDFDDPTVDGQKARKLEWAERLLAWLERRRGEAFELLDGRRATIDTNDLPVEPTRDQ
- a CDS encoding RNA methyltransferase, yielding MSEELDDQTTVTRRTPPAVAVVDAQTPGNVGTIARGMKNFGFEDLLLVDPPALDRDGPAYGFAGHARDDILPNASEVTFDQLVENYHTIGCTAVTNEDDNSHVRFPFSTPGELADRLETVEGPTALVFGRERVGLTNEELAQIDEICSIPAAEEYPVLNLGQAATITLYELSSLTLAKGDTQLPDREQVRAPQETVDRVYDQWDALLAELNHPSEKHDKTMRMLRRIHGRADLTAREAHTLLGVLRRATDRPEKK
- a CDS encoding Cdc6/Cdc18 family protein, translating into MSANDDRDPLFQYDDPVFADERLLEITHLPGPDRIVGRDEQMQRVADALNPAIFGSEPNHLFIFGKTGTGKSLISRSVTQRVISEAGRDDIVVKYAFIDCGEQNTEASVIKTIAQLVNEPEASGISVPDRGLGTGDYYKRLWEAIDHCTDVTIVILDEIDMLENDEVLRKLSRAGENRRISDSSIGIIGISNKIDFPDHLSERVKSSLSRDELVFSPYDANQLVEILEKRRDAFHDGVLSDDVIPLTAALAAQEHGDARKAIDILRNAGRIAKKQNATRVTADHVRDAKEKTEADRFNELIEGSPQQAKAILYSLTLLTENSSEKEFPTKIIYNQYKSIARQLNFDVLSERRVQEILQEQNFLNVIQSEREGRGRGRGAHAKHRLLENPSIVKKVLLRDSRLAVLEDDGDE
- a CDS encoding class I adenylate-forming enzyme family protein; its protein translation is MSNITKRLRETAMGHQNEPAIAGEDGVEPLTFSTLWSQTDAFAGGLQERDIASGDTVVICLSNPQAFLVAFYGALRNGSVPVTMPSSYTNAERTTVLNETNGTAYVTDETPFLGILNRVTSVRVAITVDIDSRMGIDLSAFLDNDGMNSAGSRTGIDVVRQSDTDRGLIAYVGYDDGSPLGVVYTHSAISASARLGASIPHETTRPHHLGVLPPSNPIELLYGVNATILRGGQYHPQAQWCPERLRTTLAADDIDRILVTSSQYDELRASETDGTNEDDSDTTIAVIEQMTSLPERTRENATSGCATNGDATRYVGSPETGLTHARVPGDGPNSTHTTLPDVEVRNIEDGDGGRSVRSPAAMTAYANRPELTDETMITTDGTRWIRAEAIVTGGTTASVVGSTAR